The following coding sequences lie in one Apium graveolens cultivar Ventura chromosome 1, ASM990537v1, whole genome shotgun sequence genomic window:
- the LOC141711414 gene encoding uncharacterized protein LOC141711414 — MLPIEVGSPSHRAINFDEIENEEGLRTNIELIDEVRDQAVARMEKYKEKTKEHFSKKSRVKNFQVGDLVLRDTEASDPTNTGKLMQMWEGPYKVKEVLRPDTYKLMNMDESEIPNTWHGLRLRKFYQ, encoded by the coding sequence atgctaccaattgaagtaggatccccATCCCACCGAGCAATAAACTTTGACGAAATAGAAAATGAGGAGGGACTCAGAACaaatattgagctaattgatgaagtaaGAGACCAGGCTGTTGCAAGGATGGAGAAGTACAAGGAAAAAACTAaagagcacttcagcaagaagtcccgggtcaaaaaTTTCCAAGTTGGAGACTTGGTTCTTCGAGACACGGAAGCTTCAGATCCCACCAACACTGGGAAGCTAATGCAAATGTGGGAAGGCCCATATAAAGTCAAGGAAGTTCTAAGGCCAGACACATACAAGCTCATGAATATGGATGAATCCGAGATCCCAAACACttggcatggactcaggctcagaaaaTTTTACCAGTAG